In Colletotrichum higginsianum IMI 349063 chromosome 1, whole genome shotgun sequence, one genomic interval encodes:
- a CDS encoding fungal specific transcription factor domain-containing protein, with amino-acid sequence MPPIPSPPLPLPSGPSSSLKNTPLLLVGARPSIRRDDSAAYGKPNPKQALFPLVLLAPPFLSRFFTCGLGWGMVYQFAAFWSFDSRTLLAAPKIRGSHPSSVATPLNSLALYQAVSLDIPQVCDRRSAICYATRDTALRTTTTTTKICPCDGKLPACTACEKAGRENECSSANDQFARGKERSYVAALELRVEKLEKRLAFARSRKASVNLHDIDEATAAPADRKDSLANIRAAIHRKAARKREDSDVNSLVSDFGFLSVNATTRDFEPSVSGMTFARLVLAAATNDDVPDPTEDSFPTRAEAFSIVQYYMANIYALFPSFSETHLLTVLDDVYQQDERVKDRLKDADFWLLYMVLAIGYMAQSRGKQDEYYRRGLDFVARALPFADKALMPGYPTQIQSLILFTQFSMLDPAHFDSWYLIGFASRAVVDLGFHQDPPQLQVPDKAALDLRRRMFYSVYALDRTISMIRTRSFSFTDDSINVEYPSNSGLSSGPITGPQSADSALVLFQLRRLQSEWYQTLFQADSAPLPDAASFIWQMCLEMREWHESLPDNLSSGVRELFELELRYSYIYCLAPSDRSPHLTDYARRLIFEHAIAYMNTIHNVAHGATNSAFYTSLDALKVYFVAMQFLTALNAARELLISEQRIIPPITRPGTAPPPPLPHRPIGGEDSLDRSIRCLQQVFETLDRFSQRWDIASQLKTTFESISSDLFSWLQVRRQMRKQGQLPQQQQHHQQQQQQQQQQTQQHQQQQQQHQHQQQQLYQHQQQHQHQHQHQHQHHSPTPQGPSPPQAQLPSYPPHPHPHPQVLMAAPQMHMQGMMQQHQGQSGQPMMQQQQPQTGQPMMQYRWVDGTGQTMTGPPPGQGGPAM; translated from the exons ATGCCGCcgatcccctcccctcccctccctctgccCTCTGGGCCCTCTTCAAGTCTCAAGAACACGCCGTTGCTGCTGGTAGGTGCCCGCCCTTCCATACGACGCGACGATTCCGCGGCATACGGAAAACCAAACCCCAAGCAAGCCCTTTTTCCCCTTGTCCTGCTTGCTCCCCCTTTCTTGTCTCGCTTCTTCACCTGTGGTTTGGGCTGGGGTATGGTAT ATCAGTTCGCCGCGTTTTGGTCCTTTGACAGCCGCACACTTTTAGCCGCCCCAAAGATCCGAGGATCGCACCCATCATCGGTTGCGACCCCTCTAAACTCTCTCGCACTCTATCAAGCCGTGAGCCTCGATATCCCACAAGTTTGCGACCGCCGAAGCGCCATCTGCTACGCCACACGCGACACCGCGCTtaggacgacgacgacgacgacgaagatcTGTCCG TGTGATGGAAAGCTCCCGGCCTGCACCGCTTGTGAGAAGGCTGGCCGTGAGAATGAGTGCTCCAGCGCCAACGACCAGTTCGCCAGAGGCAAGGAGAGAAG TTAcgtcgcggccctcgagctTAGGGTCGAAAAGCTAGAGAAACGACTGGCGTTTGCCAGGTCGCGCAAGGCGTCGGTCAACCTACATGATATCGACGAGGCTACGGCAGCCCCTGCTGACCGCAAGGACTCTTTGGCCAACATCCGGGCTGCTATCCATCGCAAGGCTGCCCGTAAGAGGGAGGACTCGGACGTCAACTCACTCGTGTCCGATTTCGGCTTTTT GTCTGTCAATGCAACGACGCGTGATTTCGAGCCGTCAGTGAGCGGCATGACGTTTGCTCGCCTGGTGTTAGCCGCCGCAACTAACGACGATGTGCCCGACCCGACGGAGGATAGCTTCCCGACAAGGGCCGAGGCCTTTTCCATCGTCCAGTATTACATGGCCAACATCTACGCCCTGTTCCCTTCCTTTTCTGAGACGCATCTGCTTACggttctcgacgacgtctACCAGCAAGATGAAAGGGTCAAGGATCGCCTCAAAGATGCCGACTTCTGGCTCCTCTACATGGTGCTCGCCATTGGGTACATGGCCCAAAGCAGGGGCAAGCAGGACGAGTACTACCGTCGCGGCCTCGACTTCGTGGCTCGCGCATTGCCCTTTGCCGACAAAGCTTTGATGCCGGGCTATCCTACACAGATCCAGTCGCTCATCCTCTTCACGCAATTCTCGATGCTTGACCCCGCTCACTTTGACAGCTGGTATCTGATTGGATTCGCAAGTCGGGCTGTGGTCGACCTGGGCTTTCACCAAGACCCACCGCAGCTACAGGTCCCGGACAAGGCGGCGCTCGATCTCAGGAGGAGGATGTTTTACAGTGTCTACGCGCTCGATAG GACTATCAGCATGATTCGCACCAGATCCTTTTCCTTCACCGACGACTCAATCAATGTCGAGTACCCCAGCAACTCAGGCCTGTCCTCGGGACCCATCACCGGTCCGCAATCCGCAGACTCGGCGTTGGTGCTGTTCCAGCTCCGGCGCCTCCAATCGGAATGGTACCAAACACTCTTCCAGGCAGACTCGGCACCCCTGCCTGATGCTGCTTCTTTTATATGGCAAATGTGTCTCGAGATGAGGGAGTGGCACGAGTCTTTGCCAGACAACCTCTCGTCGGGTGTTCGAGAGCTCTTTGAGCTTGAGCTGAGATACAGCTACATCTATTGCCTCGCACCCAGTGATCGGTCGCCTCACTTGACAGACTACGCGCGGAGACTCATTTTCGAACACGCCATCGCATACATGAACACGATCCACAACGTCGCCCATGGCGCCACGAACTCCGCATTCTACACCTCGCTGGATGCGCTCAAGGTCTACTTCGTAGCCATGCAGTTCCTCACCGCCCTAAATGCCGCCCGCGAGCTGCTCATTTCCGAACAAAGAATCATCCCGCCCATCACCCGTCCGGGCActgcgccgcctccacccCTTCCACACCGGCccatcggcggcgaagacAGCTTAGATAGGAGCATACGATGCCTCCAGCAGGTGTTTGAGACGTTGGATAGATTTTCTCAGCGGTGGGATATCGCGTCTCAGCTCAAGACGACGTTCGAATCCATTTCTTCGGATCTGTTCTCTTGGCTTCAGGTTCGGCGCCAGATGAGGAAACAAGGTCAGCTGccacagcaacagcagcatcaccagcaacagcaacagcaacagcaacagcaaacgcaacaacatcaacaacaacaacaacaacatcaacatcaacaacaacaactctatcaacatcaacaacaacatcaacatcaacatcaacatcagcACCAACACCACTCCCCAACGCCCCAGGGACCCTCGCCACCACAGGCCCAACTTCCATCCTACCcgcctcaccctcaccctcatCCCCAGGTCCTCATGGCGGCGCCTCAGATGCACATGCAAGGCATgatgcagcagcaccagGGTCAATCAGGCCAACCCATGatgcagcaacagcagcctCAGACGGGGCAACCAATGATGCAATATAGATGGGTCGATGGGACGGGACAGACGATGACTGGCCCTCCTCCAGGACAGGGCGGACCGGCCATGTGA
- a CDS encoding Sugar transporter translates to MAPTGKRVYNWYISLMAAMCMVLYGYDASVFNSLQGSQNWLAWVDVDLKRDTQLIGLVNTAYTIGAIVAGFFIGGPIADYLGRRWGMAIGCMVTIVATLMQTFTPHHKIGVFIAGRVIIGLGQGMALTAGPVYIGEVAPSEIRGHIMACWQMFYSVGSFIAYWINYACSKRRAQLGEWDWRMVVIFQMLVPIIIIIALPFQPESPRWYIQKNDNVEAARAALMRIRDTEQEVEEELLQIREAIEYEKEAISSSYSALFKDPSVRKRLYLAFALNVGQQLTGQGTLNSYSTAIYKKVWPSNDTINLINALNATMGIFFTLNAMWTADRFGRRWLFMVGAAGMAVCMLIVPIVGMKTPTAADGTKSEPVGIAIVFLLFLFIFFYKPTWGATTWMWTAEIFSVNVRAQAVGMCSQMQNVANTIFQQFFPTFLANEGLNCLFFFMAMNLVLGVFVYFCIPETKQIPLEQMDRLFGGADHTEKGGQMLGVAGHDGAHDAHDRAPGSKDGAEVQQSERRQVV, encoded by the exons atggctCCCACCGGGAAAAGAGTGTACAACTG GTACATCTCCTTGATGGCCGCCATGTGCATGGTTCTCTACGGCTACGACGCCTCCGTCTTCAACTCCCTCCAGGGCTCGCAGAACTGGCTCGCCTGGGTTGACGTCGACCTCAAGAGGGACACCCAgctcatcggcctcgtcaacaCCGCCTACACCATCGgtgccatcgtcgccggtTTCTTTATTGGCGGCCCCATC GCCGATTACCTCGGACGCCGCTGGGGCATGGCCATCGGCTGCATGGTCACCATCGTCGCGACCCTCATGCAGACTTTCACCCCGCACCACAAGATCGGCgtcttcatcgccggccgTGTCATCATCGGTCTCGGCCAGGGCATGGCCCTGACCGCCGGCCCCGTCTACATCGGCGAGGTCGCCCCCTCGGAGATCCGCGGCCACATCATGGCCTGCTGGCAGATGTTCTACTCCGTGGGTAGCTTCATCGCTTACTGGATCAACT ACGCCTGCTCCAAGCGCCgcgcccagctcggcgagtGGGACTGGCGCATGGTCGTCATCTTCCAGATGCTCGtccccatcatcatcatcatcgccctgCCCTTCCAGCCCGAGAGCCCGCGCTGGTATATCCAGAAGAACGacaacgtcgaggccgcccgcgccgccctcaTGCGCATCCGCGACACCGAgcaggaggtcgaggaggagctcctccagatccgcgaggccatcgagtacgagaaggaggccatcagcagcagctaCAGCGCCCTCTTCAAGGACCCCTCCGTCCGCAAGCGCCTATAcctcgccttcgccctcAACGTCGGCCAGCAGCTCACCGGCCAGGGCACCCTCAACTCGTACTCGACCGCCATCTACAAGAAGGTCTGGCCCTCCAACGACACCATCAACCTCATCAACGCCCTCAACGCCACCATGGGCATCTTCTTCACCCTCAACGCTATGTGGACCGCCGACCGCTTCGGCCGCCGCTGGCTCTTCAtggtcggcgccgccggcatggCTGTCTGCATGCTCATCGTCCCCATCGTCGGCATGAAGacccccaccgccgccgacggcaccaagAGCGAGCCCGTCGGCATTGCCATTGTGTTCCTGCTGTTCCTAT TCATCTTCTTCTACAAACCCACCTGGGGCGCGACAACCTGGATGTGGACGGCCGAGATCTTCTCCGTCAACGTGCGCGCGCAGGCCGTCGGCATGTGCTCGCAGATGCAGAACGTCGCCAACACCATTTTCCAGCAGTTCTTCCCGACcttcctcgccaacgagggCCTCAActgcctcttcttcttcatggcCATGAAcctggtcctcggcgtcttcgtctACTTCTGCATCCCCGAGACCAAGCAGATCCCGCTCGAGCAGATGGACCGCCtcttcggcggcgccgaccacaccgagaagggcggccagatgctcggcgtcgccggccacgacGGCGCCCACGACGCGCACGACCGGGCCCCGGGGAGCAAGGACGGGGCCGAGGTGCAGCAGTCTGAGCGGAGGCAGGTTGTTTAA
- a CDS encoding Fungal specific transcription factor yields MDAAAVFRHGLGNMMPPNPPYHHHPPPNHPPQLYPGAARIPPASREDPESDGPSNRIAHTLTACCRCRQRKTRCDPTLPRCLPCERAGSVCEYFDTTKGKKINRNYVIKLQDKVRALEAELRQYTDDDNEFSHVDEDIVRPGGLVRLNDTDETPRYLGPSSGIAMTRLLVQGAKLFTDSKRISELIPEVRARRMTRMQSIVMTRDRKKSYPMISAHPAQALPTRPVANKLVDVFCQRSQVFWPTLHEKRFLDDLEAVYAGDQDPYKNLIVRMVFAISLQKMDPQYAGLADSYYLAAMEHFEKVVRPKDLKSLQSLAMIGQYSLLTPTRTAVYYMVGLATRVCQAEGLTDEKTISAGYSMDPLTLDMRRRLAYIITSMEAGLAHSMGRPNGFSKVDDRMDVEPFATVDDEYITADGIGQGPTSEKKLVALHFFKMRMEQAEIRRVLYEKKRDEPRDETHPWFAKMESDIQHWIDSSPQNPAWCRPWFTGRYHQMRIFLYRPSPQVPKPSPRAAAICFEGASYIINLSKQQMEKAAVDITWVFLLNLYMSLNTLLWTVSYPEIRQAHPREEVEELGDQTLDILEQCTERWPGTAQAVQLYSIFAKACLQSYEARDTPVLQPSSTFTTPPSLFDGNSPQGSEISASTAPGGGGPSFKVNPPHNPPQFGFVFDATPESMNTYQWDPNFPPHPTFRSNSIWGNSSNENMGRRFSAYPPESPLEDSTPPATTTPGYTSSSSPPSTINNAMPTPPESMGQHVGTPSSSTVSPPAMGTPAMSHSSSPLVLQHGTPNMAQHSTNMSPPPLPGPGQSGRAPNFAPPPPPPTSNPGAPQRPLPDYNPVTDWFNPPPPFINPETFSSMSNSFFGESLQAHGLNTQNAGLGLDHFGNQPFNWSQERQGSLSQQQQVELMNVLENEGMSDIDALLNMGMNGSANVGSGWAQA; encoded by the exons ATGGACGCCGCAGCTGTCTTCCGCCATGGCCTGGGCAACATGATGCCGCCGAACCCGCCCTATCATCACCATCCGCCTCCCAATCATCCCCCGCAACTCTACCCGGGCGCCGCGCGCATTCCTCCTGCGAGTCGTGAAGATCCCGAAAGTGACGGCCCTTCAAATCGCATCGCACATACTTTGACCGCTTGCTGCCGTTGTCGTCAG CGCAAGACGAGATGCGATCCCACCCTGCCCCGTTGCCTGCCTTGCGAGCGCGCCGGCTCCGTTTGCGAATACTTCGACACCACCAAAGGGAAGAAGATCAATCGCAACTATGTCATCAAGCTGCAGGACAAGGTgcgcgccctcgaggccgagttgCGACAGTACACCGATGACGACAACGAGTTCTCCCATGTCGACGAAGACATTGTCCGCCCTGGAGGCCTGGTTCGCCTGAACGACACCGACGAGACGCCCCGCTACTTGGGACCGAGCAGTGGCATCGCAATGACGCGATTGCTTGTCCAGGGTGCCAAGCTCTTTACTGATTCGAAGCGCATATCCGAATTGATTCCTGAGGTCCGCGCCAGGCGGATGACGCGTATGCAGTCCATCGTCATGACGAGGGATAGGAAAAAGAGCTATCCCATGATCAGCGCCCACCCTGCCCAGGCTCTGCCGACCAGACCCGTCGCGAACAAGCTAGTTGATGTCTTTTGCCAGCGCT CCCAAGTGTTTTGGCCCACGCTGCACGAAAAACGAttccttgacgacctcgaggccgtaTACGCGGGAGACCAGGACCCCTACAAGAACCTGATAGTCCGCATGGTGTTTGCCATTAGCCTGCAAAAAATGGACCCGCAATATGCTGGTCTCGCAGACAGTTACTATTTGGCTGCCATGGAGCACTTTGAAAAAGTCGTTCGTCCAAAAGACTTGAAGTCCCTCCAGAGTCTCGCAATGATCGGCCAATACTCTCTCTTGACCCCGACCAGAACCGCTGTATACTACATGGTGGGCTTGGCCACACGCGTCTGTCAGGCTGAGGGTCTTACCGATGAGAAGACCATTTCTGCGGGCTACTCGATGGACCCGCTGACGCTCGACATGCGCCGCCGCTTAGCCTATATCATCACGTCCATGGAGGCCGGCCTGGCGCACAGCATGGGACGGCCGAACGGATTCTCAAAGGTCGACGACCGGATGGACGTCGAGCCATTTgccaccgtcgacgacgagtacATTACAGCAGATGGCATCGGCCAGGGACCTACGAGCGAGAAGAAGCTAGTTGCTTTGCATTTCTTCAAAATGCGCATGGAGCAAGCCGAGATCAGGAGGGTGCTCTATGAGAAGAAGCGTGACGAACCCAGGGACGAGACTCACCCATGGTTCGCCAAGATGGAAAGCGACATCCAGCATTGGATCGATTCCTCGCCTCAGAACCCGGCGTGGTGCAGACCTTG GTTCACCGGGCGATACCACCAGATGCGCATCTTCCTCTACCGCCCGTCCCCGCAAGTGCCCAAGCCATCCCCTCGTGCTGCGGCCATCTGCTTCGAGGGCGCATCCTACATCATCAATCTTTCAAAGCAGCAGATGGAAAAGGCGGCTGTGGACATTACCTGGgtcttcctcctcaaccTCTACATGTCTCTCAACACGCTGCTGTGGACCGTTTCATACCCCGAGATCCGGCAAGCTCACCCTCGAGAGGAAGTGGAGGAGCTGGGAGACCAGACACTCGACATTTTGGAACAGTGCACCGAACGCTGGCCGGGGACCGCGCAGGCTGTGCAACTGTACTCCATCTTCGCCAAGGCCTGCTTGCAGAGCTACGAAGCGAGAGATACCCCTGTGCTGCAACCGTCCAGCACTTTCACCACTCCGCCATCGCTCTTTGACGGCAACTCGCCGCAGGGTTCCGAGATCTCGGCATCGACAGCacctggcggcggcggaccgTCGTTCAAGGTCAACCCACCCCATAACCCACCGCAGTTCGGCTTCGTGTTCGACGCGACGCCCGAATCCATGAACACATATCAGTGGGATCCCAATTTTCCCCCTCATCCGACCTTCCGATCAAACTCCATTTGGGGCAACTCGTCTAATGAGAACATGGGACGCCGTTTCTCGGCGTACCCCCCCGAATCGCCACTCGAGGATtccacgccgccggcgacgacaacgcctGGTTAtacatcctcgtcatcgccgcccagTACCATTAACAACGCGATGCCCACGCCCCCGGAGTCAATGGGTCAGCATGTCGGAACGCCATCGAGCTCGACCGTCTCGCCCCCGGCGATGGGCACCCCCGCCATGTCGCACTCTTCTTCGCCCCTCGTCCTCCAGCACGGCACGCCCAACATGGCCCAACACAGCACGAACATGTCACCACCCCCGCTGCCGGGCCCCGGCCAGTCGGGCAGAGCGCCGAACTttgctcctcctccaccgcctccAACGTCGAATCCCGGCGCTCCTCAACGGCCGCTACCCGATTACAACCCAGTGACAGACTGGTTCAACCCCCCGCCACCCTTTATCAATCCCGAAACCTTCAGCTCCATGAGCAATAGTTTCTTTGGCGAGTCATTACAGGCCCATGGACTGAACACGCAAAACGCCGGCCTGGGGCTGGATCATTTTGGCAACCAGCCGTTCAACTGGTCTCAAGAGCGGCAGGGCAGTctcagccagcagcagcaggttgAGCTCATGAATGTCCTCGAAAACGAAGGCATGAGCgacatcgacgccctcctcAACATGGGCATGAACGGTTCCGCCAATGTCGGAAGTGGCTGGGCTCAGGCATGA